The Cucurbita pepo subsp. pepo cultivar mu-cu-16 unplaced genomic scaffold, ASM280686v2 Cp4.1_scaffold002248, whole genome shotgun sequence genome includes a region encoding these proteins:
- the LOC111786649 gene encoding uncharacterized protein LOC111786649, with protein sequence MGGNPNWWTTSLAEQPQTWSQFVIGEEHRVFNQTQMTHYHPTKLENFQHQIFNNNPNFAHFSCNTNNPHHGSNRVVSGGGSGAPDPDRSLESNRSAVVGGGACKKARVHPPSSTQPPLKVRKEKLVDRITAXEEHRVFNQTQMTHYHPTKLENFQHQIFNNNPNFAHFSCNTNNPHHGSNRVVSGGGSGAPDPDRSLESNRSAVVGGGACKKARVHPPSSTQPPLK encoded by the exons AAACCCTAATTGGTGGACAACTTCTTTAGCTGAACAGCCTCAGACATGGAGCCAATTTGTCAT AGGCGAAGAACATAGGGTTTTCAACCAAACCCAGATGACTCATTATCATCCAACAAAGTTGGAGAATTTCCAACACCAAATCTTCAACAACAATCCAAACTTTGCTCACTTTTCATGTAATACTAACAACCCACATCACGGGAGCAACCGTGTCGTCTCCGGCGGTGGCAGTGGCGCCCCCGACCCCGACCGCTCGTTGGAG TCGAATCGCTCCGCTGTCGTCGGCGGTGGCGCGTGTAAGAAAGCTAGGGTTCATCCGCCATCTTCAACCCAACCACCTTTAAAG GTGAGGAAGGAGAAGCTCGTAGATCGAATTACAGCTCNCGAAGAACATAGGGTTTTCAACCAAACCCAGATGACTCATTATCATCCAACAAAGTTGGAGAATTTCCAACACCAAATCTTCAACAACAATCCAAACTTTGCTCACTTTTCATGTAATACTAACAACCCACATCACGGGAGCAACCGTGTCGTCTCCGGCGGTGGCAGTGGCGCCCCCGACCCCGACCGCTCGTTGGAG TCGAATCGCTCCGCTGTCGTCGGCGGTGGCGCGTGTAAGAAAGCTAGGGTTCATCCGCCATCTTCAACCCAACCACCTTTAAAG